In Strigops habroptila isolate Jane chromosome 14, bStrHab1.2.pri, whole genome shotgun sequence, one genomic interval encodes:
- the BPTF gene encoding nucleosome-remodeling factor subunit BPTF isoform X13, which produces MRGRRGRPPKQQPAAATAQASSPAPPAPAGPIGGLRSRQRGSSRGRWATSAQAETAGPKQKGAAAAQASSPATASPRGGSKRKGGSGSSSTPGGGGSSGKGRGRAGAGGAGGGGGGGSCNSQGRAASSRRSISKVVYDDHESEEEEESMVSEEEEEADPEDNQDSEEEEEEEIMEEEDDDDSDYPEEMEDEDDASYCTESSFRSHSTYSSTPGRRRQRVHRPRSPILEEKDIPPLEFPKSSEDLMVPSEHIMNVIAIYEVLRNFGTVLRLSPFRFEDFCAALVSQEQCTLMAEMHIVLLKAVLREEDTSNTTFGPADLKDSVNSTLYFIDGMTWPEVLRVYCESDKEYHHVLPFQETEDYPYGPVENKIKVLQFLVDQFLTTNIAREELMSEGVIQYDDHCRVCHKLGDLLCCETCSAVYHLECVKPPLEEVPEDEWQCEVCVAHKVPGVTDCVAEIQKNKPYIRHEPIGYDRHRRKYWFLNRRIIIEEDSESEKDKKIWYFSTKIQLAELIECLDKDYWEADLCKTLEEMREEIHRHMDVTEDLTNKARGNNKSFLSAANDEILDTIRARKGEIVEDKTTADDEAEKAKSDVDNDQTDAERSREESGDQDKTEETLTEQDAEKVKTEEATVVGDKSNSVTSSTDDNNTNPSAGETSCSEGKNAMGCQSETLESNNVAEKKVASELPQELSEETGQMIPSNSSSVSAAPLPSDVENSNGSELGSGQNDSIRTPDDAENAERGSQTSEDIGEKSNGERSDSPGAGKGAPGSTRMLTRSRNPDSKLSQMKSQQVAAAAHEANKLHKEGREVLVVNSQGEISRMNTKKEVVMKGNINNYFKLGQEGKYRVYHNQYATNSFALNKHQHREDHDKRRHLSHKFCLTPAGEFKWNGSVHGSKVLTISTLRLTIIQLENNIPASFLHPNWASHRSNWIKAVQMCSKPREFALALAILECAIKPVVMLPIWRESLGHTRLRRMTAIEREEKEKVKKKERKQEEEETMQQATWVKYTFPVKHQVWKQKGEEYRVTGYGGWSWISKTHVHRFLPKLPGNTNANYRKLLPTKSEDEKCNLDKRKGPIKVKPEKDRTKDSHELQAKDKADVSETSEKVQVKEEKSRQEKVEVDTISENLDGARDKVEKEIDGENDKVIKEEPMDVDDVKIESPIKDEDSHCKLDIINVSEGFHLRTCYKRKVKSSKLDGLLERRIKQFTLEEKQRLERMKLEASAKAGGIRSVSPPKNIDELQMRKVKEGSQFDMSSQNQTYISDKTQTEDAEQDCLPISSISCSKTGELDEPSLPLTNRLSKREGQLLDEDSRQSSEGESSIQNDSKENNPEPMTADKCQGQEALGGSESSFVDGLKQKNAEGRIKWDVSETSKKPLKQNLPISRVSQRERENMEPVVTESSCRKDALATLEKTDSEGNSEHQSKDQENNCMLKSHIEPMSSQESEMEEEIASVKSESKSENKVVLHQKSVSKDLEPFKTELISERSLESQTLEHMDGVEADEDLLSSKLTEANGQKKMETRTITKYLDQTNLNSVTDKRNNKDEETETEKEKSAFQMNGKDSDVKALPNDDCSVKDTCETKAGGDAEPKVNNINKSIQEHEIKPLTFKESSVKPFMNGDIMVEDTKDKNNVDSKSRLQSSPELESGESLQPPDEVPKYVQKTEEKRLSPERSAFGTACKENNLNSETESMETEAVEEKKVTPSPVTSCEESSLSSHFADQNGVQTYKMENINGESKIKTVITEVTTTTSTVSTESKTVYKVAETVASNDEKTTVVSSTENCAISTVTTTTTVTKLTTPATDSNVDVVSVQEHSKTVVTTTVTDSLTTPEGTLVTSMTVSKEYSTKDKVKLMKFARPKKTRSGTALPSYRKFVTKSSKKSIFVLPNDDLKKLARKGGIREVPYFNYNAKPALDIWPYPSPRPTFGITWRYRLQTVKSLAGVSLMLRLLWACLKWDDMAAKAPPGGGTTRTETSETEITTTEIIKRRDVGPYGIRSEYCIRKIICPIGVPEAPKETPTPQRKGLRSSALRPKRPETPKQTGPVIIESWVAEEELELWEIRAFAERVEKEKAQAVEQQAKVSEQKKAEEFKAQLEAQLKHQRLAAQQKRLEQQKQIPTVGVSPAVTTSSSTATTVSTPQKVVVGPLTGPVPTGTKVVLTTKVGSPATVTFQQNKNFHQTFATWVKQGQSSTATSTAATSATTIASTGQTFQISGSPVTMAGKVITKLPLPANSKIVAVNVPSTQGGVVQVQQKVLGIIPSTTGASQTFTSFQPRTATVTIRPNTTGTLGTTSTSQVVQGTPLRPGMTVIRTPLQQSTLGKTIIRTPVVVQQGILPASQTQQVVTQIIRGQPVSTAVSSTSTASSSAGQKTVTSSGTPPQQTQPQTTPQPTRPQQGQVKLTMAQLTQLTQGQGGSQGLTVVIQGQGQTTGQLQLIPQGVTVIPGPGQQLMQAAMPNGTIQRFLFTPLPAAATTASTTTTTVSTSTSATGEQKQAPQAQPTSALPPAQLQPQSQQQGQPQVQNQSTQPVLPAQPQAPQPALQPEAQSQPEAQTAASADSPVTPEAQSSKSPVQSPAQTQAQGQSPVQVQSQPQTAILPQGQSQVQPQQPAQVVMKQNAVIEHLKQKKTLTPAEREENQRMIVCNQVMKYILDKIDKEEKQAAKKRKREESVEQKRSKQNATKLSALLFKHKEQLKAEILKKRALLDKELQIEVQEELKRDLSKIKKEKEKAQAAAAAAAAAAAAAAAAAAAPPPPPPPLPPPPPQQHAASVTSSSSTTVPMPVSSQKRKREEEKDSSASKSKKKKMISTTSKETKKDTKLYCICKTPYDESKFYIGCDLCTNWYHGECVGITEKEAKKMDVYICNDCKRAQEGSSEELYCICRTPYDESQFYIGCDRCQNWYHGRCVGILQSEADLIDEYVCPQCQSTEDAMTVLSPLTDKDYEGLRRVLRSLQAHKMAWPFLEPVDPNDAPDYYGVIKEPMDLATMEERILKRYYKKVTEFVADMTKIFDNCRYYNPSDSPFYQCAEVLESFFVQKLKGFKASRSHNNKLQSTAS; this is translated from the exons GTAGGAGAAGACAAAGAGTGCATCGTCCTCGTTCTCCaatattggaagaaaaagatatcCCACCCTTGGAGTTTCCTAAATCCTCAGAGGACTTAATGGTGCCTAGTGAGCATATAATGAATGTTATTGCCATCTATGAGGTACTAAGGAACTTTGGCACTGTTTTACGCCTCTCTCCTTTTCGTTTTGAGGacttctgtgctgctctggtaAGTCAAGAGCAGTGCACACTTATGGCAGAGATGCATAtagtgcttttaaaagcagttttacgTGAAGAAGACACTTCAAATACTACCTTTGGACCTGCTGACCTCAAAGATAGCGTTAATTCCACTTTGTATTTCATAGATGGAATGACGTGGCCAGAGGTTCTGCGGGTATATTGTGAGAGTGACAAGGAATACCATCATGTTCTTCCTTTCCAAGAGACAGAGGACTATCCTTATGGACCAgtagagaataaaatcaaagttCTGCAGTTCTTAGTGGATCAGTTTCTTACAACAAACATTGCACGTGAAGAGTTAATGTCAGAAGGTGTTATTCAGTATGATGATCATTGTAGGGTTTGTCACAAACTTGGGgatttgctttgctgtgaaaCTTGTTCAGCTGTGTACCATTTGGAGTGTGTGAAACCACCTCTTGAAGAGGTACCAGAAGATGAATGGCAGTGTGAGGTCTGCGTAGCACATAAGGTGCCTGGAGTAACTGACTGTGTTGCTGAAatccaaaaaaataaaccatacaTTCGACATGAACCTATTGGATATGACAGGCATAGACGAAAATACTGGTTCCTGAACAGAAGAATCATTAT AGAGGAAGATTCAGAAAGTGAGAAGGATAAGAAAATCTGGTACTTTAGCACAAAGATCCAGCTGGCAGAGCTAATCGAATGCCTAGACAAAGACTACTGGGAAGCTGACCTATGCAAAACTCTGGAAGAAATGCGTGAGGAAATTCATCGGCACATGGATGTGACAGAAGACCTCACTAATAAAGCAAGGGGCAACAACaagtctttcctttctgcagcaaatg ATGAAATTTTGGACACTATCAGagcaagaaaaggagaaatagtgGAAGATAAAACCACAGCAGAtgatgaagcagaaaaggccaAAAGTGATGTTGATAATGACCAGACAGATGCTgagagaagcagggaagaatCTGGAGACCAAGATAAAACTGAGGAAACACTCACTGAGCAAGAtgcagaaaaagtgaaaacagaag AGGCAACAGTCGTTGGGGATAAAAGTAACTCTGTGACATCAAGCACTGATGACAACAACACAAATCCTTCTGCAGGAGAGACTAGTTGCTCTGAGGGGAAGAACGCAATGGGGTGTCAGTCAGAAACCCTTGAGAGCAACAACGTGGCAGAGAAGAAGGTGGCATCAGAGCTCCCTCAGGAACTCTCAG AAGAAACTGGTCAGATGATCCCTAGCAACAGTAGCAGTGTATCTGCTGCACCTCTACCGTCAGATGTTGAAAACAGCAACGGCAGTGAGCTGGGCTCTGGGCAGAACGACTCCATTAGGACTCCTGATGATGCTGAGAATGCAGAGAGGGGATCCCAGACTTCGGAGGACAtag GAGAGAAGTCTAACGGTGAAAGAAGTGATTCTCCAGGCGCAGGAAAAGGCGCGCCAGGTTCGACGCGAATGCTTACGAGATCACGAAATCCAGATAGCAAGTTGAGCCAGATGAAAAGCCAGCAGGTTGCTGCCGCAGCACATGAAGCAAATAAGTTGCATAAAGAAGGCAGAGAG GTTCTGGTGGTCAACTCTCAAGGTGAAATCTCCCGAATGAACACAAAGAAGGAAGTTGTGATGAAAGGAAATATCaacaattatttcaaattagGGCAAGAGGGGAAGTATCGTGTTTATCATAATCAGTATGCCACTAATTCATTCGCATTGAACAAGCACCAGCACAGGGAGGACCATGACAAGAGACGACATCTCTCGCATAAATTCTGTCTGACTCCTGCTGGAGAGTTCAAATGGAATGGGTCTGTACATGGGTCCAAAGTTCTTACCATTTCCACTTTGAGGCTAACTATCATTCAGCTAGAAAACAACATCCCGGCATCATTCCTTCACCCTAACTGGGCTTCCCACAG GTCTAACTGGATTAAGGCTGTTCAGATGTGCAGCAAACCTAGAGAATTTGCACTAGCGCTGGCTATATTGGAGTGTGCAATTAAACCGGTTGTCATGCTGCCAATCTGGCGGGAGTCGTTGGGGCACActag ATTACGCAGAATGACAGCaatagaaagagaagaaaaggagaaagtgaaaaaaaaagagagaaaacaagaagaagaagaaacaatgcAGCAAGCTACGTGGGTGAAATATACATTTCCTGTCAAGCATCAG GTTTGGAAGCAAAAAGGAGAGGAATACAGAGTAACAGGTTAtggtggctggagctggattAGTAAAACACATGTCCACAGATTTCTACCCAAACTGCCTGGAAATACTAATGCAAACTACAGAAAGTTGCTACCAA CAAAGAGCGAAGACGAAAAATGCAACTTGGATAAACGAAAAGGTCCAATTAaggtaaaaccagaaaaagacaGAACAAAGGATTCTCATGAGCTGCAAGCAAAAGACAAAGCAGATGTTTCAGAAACCTCAGAGAAAGTgcaagtgaaagaagaaaagtcacGTCAAGAAAAAGTAGAAGTTGATACAATTTCTGAAAACCTAGATGGTGCAAGAGACAAAG tggaaaaagaaatcgATGGTGAAAATGATAAAGTCATCAAGGAAGAACCTATGGATGTAGATGATGTGAAAATTGAATCCCCCATAAAAGATGAGGACAGTCATTGTAAGCTGGATATAATCAATGTCAGTGAGGGATTTCATTTAAGGACTTGCTacaaaaggaaagtaaaatcaTCAAAATTAGATGGACTACTTGAGAGGCGAATAAAACAGTTtacactggaagaaaaacaacGACTAGAAAGGATGAAACTGGAGGCTAGTGCTAAAGCTGGAGGCATTCGATCTGTAAGCCCCCCAAAAAACATAGATGAGCTACaaatgagaaaagtaaaagaaggaAGCCAGTTTGACATGTCTTCCCAAAATCAAACCTATATTTCAGATAAGACCCAAACTGAAGATGCAGAACAGGACTGCTTGCCAATCAGCAGCATCTCTTGTTCCAAAACCGGTGAGCTGGATGAACCCTCTTTGCCTTTGACAAACAGGCTATCAAAAAGAGAAGGCCAGCTACTGGATGAAGACTCACGTCAATCCTCTGAAGGTGAAAGCTCCATTCAGAATGATAGTAAAGAAAACAACCCTGAACCTATGACTGCTGATAAGTGTCAAGGACAAGAGGCTCTTGGAGGGTCTGAGAGTTCCTTTGTGGATggcttgaaacaaaaaaatgcagaaggtaGAATCAAATGGGATGTTTCAGAAACCAGCAAAAAacctttgaaacaaaacctaCCTATTTCCAGAGTGTCTCAGCGTGAACGTGAAAACATGGAGCCGGTGGTAACTGAAAGCAGCTGTAGAAAAGATGCTCTGGCCACCCTTGAAAAAACAGATTCAGAAGGAAATTCTGAACATCAGAGCAAAGATCAAGAAAACAATTGTATGCTAAAAAGCCATATTGAACCAATGTCCTCTCAAGAAAgtgaaatggaggaagaaattGCTTCAGTAAAGAGTGAAAGTAAATCTGAAAACAAGGTCGTGTTGCACCAAAAATCAGTTAGTAAAGATCTAGAACCATTTAAAACAGAGctaatttctgaaagaagccTTGAaagtcaaacactggaacacaTGGATGGGGTAGAAGCTGATGAGGATTTACTGAGCTCTAAACTAACTGAGGCTAATGgtcaaaagaaaatggagacaaGGACCATAACCAAATATCTCGATCAGACAAATCTGAATAGTGTTACTGACAAAAGGAATAATAAAGATGAAGAaactgagacagaaaaagaaaaatcagcatttcaaaTGAATGGAAAAGACAGTGATGTTAAAGCATTACCAAATGATGACTGCTCAGTTAAAGATACTTGTGAAACAAAGGCAGGGGGTGATGCCGAACCAAAagttaataatattaataaatccattcaagaacatgaaataaaaccattgACTTTTAAGGAATCTTCAGTAAAACCATTCATGAATGGTGACATCATGGTAGAGGAcacaaaggacaaaaataatgTGGACTCTAAGTCACGGCTGCAGAGTTCACCTGAGCTGGAATCTGGAGAGAGTCTTCAGCCACCAGATGAAGTTCCCAAGTATGtgcagaaaactgaagaaaaacgTCTTTCTCCGGAGAGATCTGCTTTTGGCACTGCctgtaaagaaaataacctGAATAGTGAAACAGAATCCATGGAAACTGAAGCAGTCGAGGAGAAGAAAGTTACTCCATCGCCTGTAACCTCGTGTGAGGAATCTAGCTTGAGTAGTCACTTTGCTGATCAGAATGGTGTACAGACGTATAAAATGGAGAATATTAAtggagaaagtaaaataaaaactgttattACTGAAGTGACAACCACAACATCGACTGTGTCTACAGAATCCAAAACTGTGTATAAAGTTGCAGAGACTGTAGCTTCGAATGATGAGAAAACAACAGTAGTGTCATCTACAGAAAACTGTGCCATATCCACTGTAACTACCACCACTACTGTGACTAAGCTCACCACTCCAGCTACAGACAGTAACGTTGATGTCGTTTCTGTGCAAGAGCATAGTAAAACGGTGGTTACAACAACAGTAACTGATTCACTGACCACCCCAGAAGGCACATTGGTGACTTCCATGACTGTCAGCAAAGAATATTCCACAAAAGACAAAGTGAAGTTAATGAAATTTGCAAGACCCAAAAAAACCCGTTCTGGAACTGCCTTACCATCTTATAGAAAATTTGTTaccaaaagcagtaaaaaaagcatctttgttTTACCCAATGATGACTTGAAAAAGCTGGCCAGGAAAGGAGGGATCAGAGAAGTTCCCTATTTCAATTACAATGCAAAGCCTGCTTTGGATATCTGGCCATATCCATCCCCAAGGCCAACTTTTGGGATCACTTGGAG GTACCGACTTCAAACAGTGAAATCACTGGCTGGAGTGAGCCTCATGCTACGGTTGTTGTGGGCATGTCTCAAATGGGATGATATGGCAGCAAAAGCTCCACCTGGGGGAGGAACTACACGTACAg AAACATCTGAAACTGAAATtacaacaacagaaataatcaAGCGAAGAGATGTTGGTCCGTATGGAATCCGGTCAGAGTACTGtataagaaaaattatttgtccCATTGGTGTGCCAGAGGCTCCAAAAG AAACTCCAACACCCCAGAGGAAGGGACTGCGATCAAGTGCACTAAGGCCAAAAAGGCCAGAAACACCCAAGCAAACGGGCCCTGTTATAATCGAAAGTTGGGTAGCAGAGGAGGAATTGGAACTGTGGGAGATCAGGGCATTTGCTGAAAG ggtggagaaggaaaaggcacaGGCAGTTGAACAACAGGCTAAGGTTAGTGAACAGAAGAAGGCAGAGGAATTCAAGGCCCAATTGGAGGCTCAACTAAAACACCAACGATTGGCTGCCCAGCAG AAACGGCTggaacagcagaagcagataCCTACAGTAGGTGTGTCCCCTGCAGTCACTAcatccagcagcactgcaacTACTGTCTCAACACCACAGAAAGTTGTGGTAGGCCCTTTAACGGGCCCAGTCCCCACTGGAACCAAAGTAGTACTTACTACAAAAGTGGGTTCTCCAGCTACAGTAACATTCCAACAGAACAAGAATTTCCATCAGACTTTTGCAACTTGGGTTAAACAAGGCCAATCTTCAACAG CCACTAGCACAGCTGCCACTTCAGCCACAACCATtgccagcacagggcagacCTTCCAGATCTCAGGCAGTCCAGTAACGATGGCAGGGAAAGTGATAACTAAGCTGCCACTCCCTGCAAACAGCAAGATTGTTGCCGTCAATGTGCCATCAACTCAAGGAG gTGTTGTTCAAGTTCAGCAAAAGGTATTGGGTATCATTCCATCAACTACAGGTGCAAGTCAAACATTTACTTCATTCCAGCCAAGGACAGCAACTGTAACCATTAGGCCAAATACCACGGGGACATTAGGAACAACAAGCACTTCACAA GTAGTGCAAGGGACACCGCTTCGCCCTGGTATGACAGTGATACGGACACCACTGCAGCAGTCAACACTTGGGAAGACCATCATTCGAACACCTGTGGTGGTGCAACAAGGTATTCTTCCAGCCA GTCAGACGCAGCAAGTGGTCACTCAGATAATCAGGGGTCAGCCTGTCTCAACAGCAGTTTCTAGTACCAGCACAGCTTCTTCCAGTGCTGGCCAGAAAACAGTCACAAGTTCTGGAACACCACCTCAACAAACACAGCCACAAACCACGCCACAGCCCACTCGCCCTCAGCAGGGACAAGTGAAGCTTACTATGGCCCAGCTCACACAGCTAACACAAGGACAG GGTGGCAGTCAAGGATTAACTGTGGTAATTCAGGGACAAGGTCAAACTACTGGTCAATTACAATTAATCCCTCAGGGTGTGACTGTAATACCTGGTCCAGGACAACAGCTTATGCAAGCAGCTATGCCAAATGGTACAATTCAGAGATTTCTTTTCACCCCACTACCAGCAGCTGCTACTACAGCTAGCACAACTACAACAACAGTTTCTACTTCAACCTCAG CTACAGGGGAGCAGAAGCAAGCTCCACAGGCACAGCCAACATCAGCGCTgccaccagctcagctgcagcctcAGAGTCAGCAGCAAGGCCAGCCTCAAGTACAGAATCAGAGTACTCAGCCCGTGCTGCCGGCCCAGCCGCAGGCTCCTCAGCCAGCGCTTCAGCCTGAAGCTCAGAGCCAGCCTGAAGCTCAGACTGCAGCATCCGCTGACTCTCCAGTCACACCTGAAGCACAGTCATCTAAATCTCCAGTTCAGTCTCCAGCACAGACCCAGGCTCAAGGGCAGTCTCCAGTGCAAGTCCAGAGTCAGCCGCAGACTGCAATCCTTCCACAAGGCCAGTCCCAAGTCCAGCCTCAGCAACCAGCTCAG GTGGTTATGAAACAGAATGCTGTCATAGAGCACTTGAAACAGAAGAAGACACTGACTcctgcagagagggaagaaaatcagAG aaTGATTGTGTGCAACCAAGTCATGAAATACATTCTGGATAAGattgacaaagaagaaaaacaggcagcTAAGAAACGAAAGCGAGAAGAGAGTGTGGAACAGAAGCGTAGTAAACAGAACGCTACTAAGCTCTCGGCTCTGCTTTTCAAGCATAAAGAACAgctgaaagctgaaatattaaagaaaagagCACTTCTGGACAAAGAACTACAAATTGAAGTGCAG GAGGAGCTAAAGAGAGACTTAtctaaaattaagaaagaaaaagaaaaagcccaggcagctgctgctgctgcagccgccgccgctgctgcagccgctgccgccgccgctgcaCCGCCACCACCGCCgccaccactgccaccaccGCCACCGCAGCAGCACGCAGCCAGcgtcacctcctcctcctccaccacagTCCCAATGCCAGTCTCCTCCCAGAAGAGAAAGcgagaggaggagaaagattCATCAGCGTCCAAgtccaagaaaaagaaaatgatttctACTACctcaaaggaaacaaagaaggaCACAAAGCTTTACTGCATCTGCAAAACGCCTTATGACGAGTCTAA GTTCTATATTGGCTGTGATCTTTGTACTAACTGGTATCATGGAGAATGTGTTGGCATCACAGAAAAGGAGGCTAAGAAAATGGATGTGTACATCTGTAATGATTGTAAACGGGCACAAGAGGGCAGCAGTGAGGAATTGTACTGTATCTGCAGAACACCTTATGATGAGTCACA ATTTTACATTGGCTGCGACCGATGTCAGAACTGGTATCACGGGCGCTGTGTTGGCATTTTACAAAGTGAGGCAGATCTCATTGATGAATACGTGTGTCCACAATGTCAGTCCACAGAAGATGCCATGACTGTGCTCAGTCCACTAACCGATAAAGATTACGAAGGTTTAAGAAGAGTACTACGTTCCTTACAG GCTCACAAGATGGCATGGCCGTTCCTAGAACCAGTAGATCCCAATGATGCACCAGATTATTATGGTGTTATTAAAGAACCAATGG ACCTTGCCACCATGGAGGAGAGGATACTGAAACGTTACTACAAGAAAGTCACGGAGTTTGTGGCAGATATGACCAAAATTTTTGATAACTGTCGTTACTACAATCCAAGTGACTCCCCTTTTTACCAATGTGCAGAAGTTCTTGAATCATTCTTTGTACAGAAACTAAAAGGATTTAAGGCAAGCAG GTCCCATAACAACAAACTGCAGTCTACAGCTTCTTAG